The proteins below come from a single Holdemania massiliensis genomic window:
- a CDS encoding M81 family metallopeptidase produces MKIIAAKFTLEANEHVPMFCDLENTALSFGQEALSHMQLGEVIDRSDLELIPVLCADAGCSGVMRKGAYDYLKQRILKAVQAQLPQLDGIYLHLHGASFVEEIGSGEQDLVRAIRELTGPYLPIAVACDPHGNLTREYVENTTFIRSYRQAPHTDIAQTVQRTFQTLIDQIQQPQGGRPIYRKLPLILGGEQSVSADEPVRSINQFMDELEKDPRILSCSWHVGYLRHDCPEAGCGIVVIPASRQDQAYAETVADQLAAYVWDKRHEFHYTGTTASPEQALEMALSFDGKPVFITDSGDNVTSGAMGANTFILRQALKCEANPKKFLFAAIQDPAACARLADCPVGQSLSLRVGMGLDEYSEPVDLTVTVLHHGRQAGTAMYGEEGDYGPIVTVHIQGTQIDLAITDNNHSFVEERQIQACGVSWDDYDVIVVKQGYIHPEMKVKGKLCVMSLTGGATPQDTRLIPFKRILRPMYPIDEI; encoded by the coding sequence ATGAAAATTATCGCGGCGAAATTTACGCTGGAAGCCAATGAACATGTTCCGATGTTCTGCGATTTGGAGAATACCGCGCTTTCTTTTGGACAGGAAGCGCTCAGCCACATGCAGCTGGGCGAGGTGATCGACCGCTCGGATCTTGAACTGATTCCGGTGCTGTGCGCGGATGCCGGCTGCAGCGGAGTGATGCGCAAAGGGGCTTATGACTATCTGAAACAGCGCATTCTGAAAGCCGTACAGGCGCAGCTGCCGCAGTTGGACGGCATCTATCTGCATCTGCATGGAGCCAGCTTTGTCGAGGAAATCGGCAGCGGAGAACAGGATCTTGTCCGGGCGATCCGCGAGCTGACCGGGCCGTATCTGCCGATTGCTGTAGCCTGCGATCCGCATGGCAATCTCACGCGGGAGTATGTGGAAAATACGACCTTTATCCGGTCTTATCGCCAGGCTCCGCATACCGACATCGCGCAGACGGTGCAGCGGACATTTCAGACGCTGATCGACCAGATTCAGCAGCCTCAGGGCGGCCGTCCGATTTACCGCAAACTGCCGCTGATCTTAGGTGGGGAACAGAGTGTATCGGCCGATGAACCGGTGCGTTCGATCAATCAGTTTATGGATGAGCTGGAGAAGGATCCGCGGATTTTAAGCTGTTCCTGGCATGTCGGCTATCTCCGTCATGACTGTCCGGAAGCTGGGTGCGGCATCGTCGTGATTCCCGCCTCGCGGCAGGATCAGGCTTATGCGGAAACGGTTGCGGATCAGCTGGCGGCCTATGTGTGGGACAAACGTCATGAATTTCATTATACCGGAACGACAGCCAGTCCTGAACAGGCGCTTGAAATGGCGCTGAGCTTTGACGGCAAACCGGTCTTTATTACCGATTCCGGCGACAATGTGACCTCCGGGGCGATGGGCGCGAATACCTTTATTCTGCGTCAGGCGCTGAAATGCGAAGCGAATCCAAAGAAGTTCTTGTTTGCGGCGATTCAGGATCCGGCAGCCTGCGCCCGGTTAGCGGATTGTCCGGTCGGCCAGAGCCTGAGCCTGCGTGTAGGGATGGGGCTGGATGAATACAGTGAGCCGGTCGATCTGACCGTCACCGTCCTGCATCATGGCCGTCAGGCTGGAACCGCGATGTATGGTGAGGAAGGCGACTACGGACCGATCGTGACTGTGCATATTCAGGGCACCCAGATCGATCTGGCGATCACGGACAACAACCATTCCTTTGTGGAAGAGCGGCAGATCCAGGCGTGCGGAGTCAGTTGGGATGATTACGATGTGATCGTCGTCAAGCAAGGCTACATCCATCCGGAAATGAAGGTCAAAGGCAAGCTGTGCGTGATGTCGCTGACTGGCGGCGCAACGCCGCAGGATACCCGTCTGATTCCGTTCAAACGGATTCTGCGGCCAATGTATCCGATCGATGAAATCTAA
- a CDS encoding glycoside hydrolase family 1 protein, whose protein sequence is MQEKFLWGSATAAYQCEGAWNEDGKGPSIWDEFCHSEKNTKGITGDVSCDFYHHYEEDIRMMAEGGQNTYRFSISWSRIVPKGDRVINEKGFEFYDNVLSECEKYGIVPNVTLIHYDLPDYVGAQGGWCWDGIADEFAYYAAAVFRHFGDRIPLYVTINEPTHNASCCYMVGNYPPNEKVNMQHFCQCAYNMVMCNAKAIREFRKLKLNAQIGLVHASCSAEAICDTPAYREAVENGDLFTNDWVLDPAIKGEIPQKLIEKVKASGIDLSFMKEEDRAIIRENTIDFLGQNAYSRLLVKPYVSGETCATVNNAGNNDGSGKAAKEGKTVKGWFESDTDPDVPLNPWGREIYPQCIYNTLIKRKQKYGDIPIYITENGHGAYDVADEQGYVADDDRIQFLDNFLKQILKAKAEGVNVKGYYVWSTMDLYSWINGYQKRYGLVRVDYDDPKLKRTPKKSYYWYKQFIEEHQDL, encoded by the coding sequence ATGCAGGAAAAATTCTTATGGGGTTCTGCGACCGCCGCCTATCAATGTGAGGGAGCCTGGAACGAGGACGGCAAGGGGCCAAGCATCTGGGATGAGTTCTGCCACAGTGAAAAGAACACGAAGGGCATTACCGGCGATGTATCCTGTGACTTCTATCATCATTACGAAGAAGATATTCGGATGATGGCCGAAGGAGGACAGAATACTTATCGCTTTTCAATCAGCTGGTCGCGCATCGTGCCCAAGGGTGACCGCGTGATCAATGAAAAAGGATTCGAGTTTTATGACAACGTATTAAGCGAATGCGAAAAATACGGCATTGTGCCGAATGTGACGCTGATTCACTATGATCTGCCGGATTATGTCGGCGCCCAGGGCGGCTGGTGCTGGGATGGGATTGCGGATGAGTTTGCCTACTACGCCGCGGCGGTATTCCGCCATTTCGGCGACCGCATTCCGCTTTATGTGACGATCAACGAGCCGACGCACAACGCGTCGTGCTGCTACATGGTTGGCAACTATCCGCCCAACGAGAAAGTCAATATGCAGCACTTCTGCCAATGCGCCTACAACATGGTGATGTGCAATGCCAAAGCGATCCGTGAATTCCGCAAGCTGAAGCTGAACGCTCAAATCGGTCTGGTCCATGCTTCCTGCAGTGCGGAAGCAATCTGTGATACGCCGGCCTATCGGGAAGCGGTGGAAAACGGCGATCTGTTCACCAATGACTGGGTGCTGGATCCGGCGATTAAAGGCGAGATTCCGCAGAAGCTGATCGAAAAGGTGAAGGCTTCAGGGATTGATCTGTCCTTTATGAAGGAAGAAGACCGGGCGATTATTCGTGAAAATACGATTGATTTCCTCGGCCAGAATGCCTACAGCCGACTGTTGGTCAAACCGTATGTTTCCGGAGAAACCTGCGCGACCGTCAACAATGCTGGCAATAACGATGGATCAGGCAAAGCGGCGAAGGAAGGCAAAACGGTCAAGGGCTGGTTCGAGTCGGATACCGATCCGGATGTTCCGCTGAATCCCTGGGGCCGGGAGATCTATCCGCAGTGCATTTACAACACCCTGATCAAACGGAAGCAGAAATATGGCGATATTCCGATCTACATTACGGAAAATGGTCATGGCGCGTATGATGTGGCGGATGAACAGGGCTATGTTGCGGATGATGATCGGATTCAGTTTCTCGACAATTTTCTTAAACAGATTCTCAAAGCCAAGGCAGAAGGGGTCAATGTCAAAGGCTACTATGTTTGGAGCACGATGGATCTTTACAGCTGGATTAACGGTTATCAAAAGCGGTATGGACTGGTGCGGGTGGATTATGATGATCCAAAGTTAAAGCGGACGCCGAAAAAGAGCTATTACTGGTATAAACAGTTTATTGAGGAACATCAGGATTTGTAA